One window from the genome of Pseudanabaena yagii GIHE-NHR1 encodes:
- a CDS encoding glycosyltransferase family 4 protein has translation MLQTLKQIEPSLVVISQKDSDNIDPQRSFLLHTLRRIEPSLVVISQGDNFDGVKYAEICLELNLPYTIISQKASDTFLPYGNLRRMMQDMYRKAKFSFFVSQHNLSLTESQIGYSLTNAEVIRNPHRALIPEALPYPLIENDCFKIACVARLWILDKGQDILLKVLAQDKWQNRNLQISFFGEGIDRDALMDISTLLGIKNVRFHGFVNNILDIWHHHHALIMPSRAEGLPIALVEAMMCGRLGIVTDVGGISEVVEDNLTGFVSKGAFFTAVDEAMERAWQRRYEWEYIGKQSSIYIRKIIPPYPEKIFADKLIKLSNSQRWK, from the coding sequence ATGTTACAAACCTTAAAACAAATAGAACCTTCCTTAGTAGTAATTTCCCAAAAAGACAGTGATAATATAGATCCACAACGAAGTTTTCTTTTGCATACCTTGAGGCGGATAGAACCTTCCTTAGTAGTGATTTCCCAAGGAGACAATTTTGATGGAGTAAAATATGCAGAAATTTGTCTGGAACTTAATTTGCCATATACAATTATTAGCCAAAAAGCATCAGACACATTTCTGCCATATGGGAACCTACGTAGAATGATGCAGGATATGTATCGAAAAGCAAAATTTTCCTTTTTTGTTTCTCAGCATAATTTATCCTTAACAGAATCCCAAATTGGCTATAGTTTAACTAATGCTGAAGTTATCAGAAATCCACATCGAGCGTTAATTCCAGAAGCGTTACCTTATCCACTAATAGAAAACGATTGTTTTAAAATAGCTTGTGTAGCGAGGCTATGGATTTTAGATAAAGGACAAGATATTTTATTAAAAGTCTTAGCTCAAGATAAATGGCAAAATCGTAATTTACAAATATCCTTTTTTGGGGAGGGGATTGATCGAGATGCTCTAATGGATATTTCCACACTTCTGGGGATTAAAAATGTTCGCTTCCATGGATTCGTCAATAATATTTTGGATATTTGGCATCATCATCATGCACTGATTATGCCTTCGCGTGCCGAAGGTTTACCCATAGCTTTGGTAGAAGCAATGATGTGTGGTAGGCTAGGAATTGTGACAGATGTAGGGGGTATCTCTGAGGTTGTAGAAGATAATCTAACTGGCTTTGTGTCTAAGGGAGCATTTTTTACAGCAGTTGATGAAGCTATGGAACGAGCTTGGCAACGGCGTTATGAGTGGGAATATATTGGTAAGCAATCTTCTATATATATTAGAAAGATTATCCCTCCCTATCCAGAAAAAATATTTGCCGATAAGTTGATTAAATTATCTAACTCGCAGAGGTGGAAATGA